Below is a genomic region from Flammeovirgaceae bacterium SG7u.111.
GAGACTCAGTAACGTATACTCATATAGATGGCTTCATTCACCGCTACGATTCACCCCAGCTTGCTTCTGCTGAAAATAATGGATGGAAATCACATGCTACTGCCTCCCTAAGACTTGTAGATTATACGATTTTCTCCGTTAACAATTGGTTCTATCATTTCACAAAAAACATTCTAAACATCATCATACCATTTTCAAAAAAAAATAATCCTTGGGCTCTAACACTCCCAGTTCTAGACTACATTTATTTGTTTATCGTATTCCTATTTTGGATATTCCTTGTTGCCTTTACAAAACTTTTAACAAGTTTTGGAGGTGTAGTGACACATAGAAATATTTATAATCGCCTCAGAAGGTTGGATGAAATGATAGAGGCACAAGTGTCAAAAGAACATACTTCTGAATTAGGACCTAAAGGGAAAGGAATTGGAATTTTCAGAATTGGTATAAAAAAACAGTCTAGGTACCGGGTCAAAGGTAGTAGAGATATCGAATCTGAACTCATTGAAATCTTTGAAGATATGCAACGTGTTCCCAAGTTTTTTGGACGACCAGAGTTTGTTTTCATTTTTGATGAGCTAGACAAGGTACAACCAAGTTACACAGATGTAGAAAGGAATAACAAAGAGAAATTCGAATACGAGGACGAAAGAGGCAGCCTTTTTACAATAGAAAATTCCAGAAAAAGACAAGAGATGATTGCCAAACTACTCTCAGGAATGAAGCAGTTCTTCACTACTGCCATGGCAAAGTTTATTTTCATTTCTGGACATGAAATGTACGATGCGGCACTTGCGGACACTTCTGACAGAGAATCTTTCATTGGGAGCATATTCCATGATGTAATATACGTTGATAGCTTTTACTCCGATGAAAAAGAGGAACAAAGTTCTGATATTACTGCTCTCACTGAAAAGTATGTTTGCAGGATTTTATTAAATGAGACAGGTTATACAGATGCTAGCCTAGAAGGGGTCTCCGCTTATTTTAAAGAGCATGCAAAACGCCTTTTTCATAATACCGAGAATTCTCATTTTCTTGAGAAAAAGAGTGAGACTAACAACTACCATCAACGACTGATCTTGTCTAAAACCATGATGAGCCTGCAATTCTTCATCGTATATCTGGCCTACAGAAGCAACGGTGCCCCAAAAAAAATGACAAAGCTTTTTGAGAATCATATAGAAGAATGCAAAGCGGATGACCAAAAGTTGACAAATCCCAATTATCTTGTTGTAGGTACTATTACTAAGCCAAGCTTCTACTTAAATCTAGATTTCAAAGCTCAGTACAAACATGGTCTTACGACTAGGCTTTTCCATCCCTTCATGTTAGCTAAAGGACGTTATGTTACTCACTTGAGTGATAAGCTTTTGGTCTCAACTTCCTTTCTAATAGACCACCTTTATAAGTATCATAAGTATGGCTTCTCATGGAAAAATATTGAACATTCACCCGAAATAATTAGCATTAACAAATCGCCACAGTTGAGAGGGTTTATTGAGGAACTGATCTTCTATTTGTCGAATACCCATCTTAACGAAATTGTCAGTGGTCTTTACAATTTTAAGTTCGATGGGAAAATTCAAGCAGAAATTGAGTATGTGTCGAAGATATCTGAATTGGAAAGTGCTGCATTTAATTTCACTCTAGACGAATCTTTAAAGACCAAGCGATACTTCCTGAGAAAACTCTCGGAACTACGCAAGGTATACAGTGAATTACAACCCTATGGAAAGTACATTCATTCCATAGGGCTAGTGAACATGACACTTGGCGACCTCTATTACTACGACCAAGAGTACGATGTAGCGATATCCTACTACCAAGATGCCATACAAGAATTAAGGTATAAACGAGGCAACAAACCAGACCCTTCTATTTCTATATTATTGATAAACAATATGCTTAAGCTGGGCTTAACTTTTGAGAGAAAAAAAGACTATACCTCTGCTTTGAACACCTATACCGATCTTACAGAAAGTGTTATAGATTTTAGAGCAATCGATGTAAAGAAATATGGTTATAAAGAATTAGTACTTGCAAAACAGGATTTCGAAAAAAACAGCAAGAAAATAGGGACACTTGAAAATGAAGTATTTCGAAAAAACCCTTGGTTATTAAATAGCAATAACAAACTTTCCAAATGGGGTGAACATATATTTACTACAGGTAGAAGTGCCGACATGATAGTTAAAAATGAAAAAATAGAGGGGGAGAAAAAGGATATTTTCCACTCTTTTATCAATAATTTTATTCACACACTACCTTCTATCAATAAAGAAAAGTACTACAACAAGCTAACGGTCTTTGAAAACCTGCGGTTGATGTACCAACCAATCCTCACAAAGCTACAGCTGATTGAAAAACTCTCAGGAATAACAAGGTCGGATTTGAAACGATCAGGGCAAGAGTTCGAATACCTAATCAAGGTTGCCAATAAACAGGAAAAGTTCACAATAACCTCCGAATATTACAACAAAGTTGGTGATCTACTATATTATAAGAATGGCACTTTAATACCTGGCCATAAAAATAATGGTGATAGTAATGTATTACCTAAACCTATTGCTGCAAAGAATGAATATTTTAAAAGCCTACTCATTATTTACCATAGGTATTTATCAAAAAGCGATACTGAACCATCATTGGATTTAGATAATAAACTTAAAAACGAAAAACTTTTTAAAGATGACTTAAGAGTGTACTATAGAAATAGAAATAAGGATTTTCATGCCGATTCATTTGAGTGTGAAAGTCAATTTCATATAATGAAAGTTATATATGAAACTTTTTCTTTAAACAAAAGGCCCTTAGCTGAAATACATATTAATTCAGTTCTAGTTACATTAGCGAATACTCTATCAGATTTGGGAGATACTTTTTTATCTCTTGATAAAGAACAATTTGGACAATGGGATATTGACATGATTTTGAGTGCATTAAAAAAAGAAGGAAATGAATGTCCCATTTCGCTACCAATCCCTGTCAAAATTGATAATAACTATTTGAACTATGCAGTTCTATCCAATATATATGCAGCAACTGTTTATAAGAAAGCGGGGAAACATCAAAAAAGCGCATTTCAATATATAAAGATACTATACGCTATCCATATCTACTTAGCTTCTGAAAAACATAATAATATTAACAATAACCTAAAAAATAAAATATCGGATCATAATAAGTTGCCCGAATTAGTAAACAAACTATTCGAACTTGCGATCAAAGATTATCACTTTTCCACAGAACATTCCTATAGGCTGGAAGAAGAGCGTTATAAAGAAATATTTTCCATCTCACAACAACCTACTAGTGGCATCTCTACTGATTTGGGACGTCTTATGTTTGAATACTCTGCCAATAATGCCGATATCAGAGAATTAGTCATATTATACTGTGCCATTGATGCTCAGCTTACCAAAGATGAGGACACAAGTATAAGATTTCCACTTGACAAGAATATAATTAATGCCTACAATAGCATGGGTAGTATGTATGACAGGATATTAGAACTACTATTAAAGGGCTATGTGAACAAAAAGCATTTCAGATATAACAAAAAACATTATGGGAATCATATTTATATCATAGAAAAGTTCAAAAAATTTCTTGACAATATAAAAATTGACGGGGAGACACTGAGTTATGAACATACTGCCTTAAATTCTTTTTTAGAAGCTAATTTTTTTACACACAACAATAGCCTGATTGAAGAAAAGTTCAAAACCTTTTTGAAATCTATAAAAGTAAGAGGTAAAAATATACATCAACTAAATAGCATCCCCAGGAGTCTTTTACAACAAATAACATCTCCTATTATCCGTTTCAATCCCAGTTGCTTACGCAAAGTATTACTTGATTTACATAAAGCTATCTTCTCCAAATATAATCTAACATTTAAGGGGAAATCGTTTAAGAATATTCAATTTTTTGAATTAGAGAGTTTTAATAAAATCAATCATCCTCCATCAATCAATAATTATTCTAATAAAAAGTATGAATATCTAATATTAGATTCTATTTTTTGTCTGTTTGATGTATTGAACTTTGCAAGCCTTTTTAGTAACCGTTATATAGTTAGGCATTCTGTGTTGGCTCACGCACATAAAGAAATGGGATTTTGGTGTGGACAATTGTGGCATTATGTAAAGGTAATGGATGGCGAAACTGTCAACTCTATAAAAAAAGGAAGTACTAGATTGCGTATGGAAGTAAATCTTGACAAACTTATTGGAAAAAAAGAACTCAAGTACTTAAGCAAATATTACCATTACGAACAAGCTATTTCCCATTACGAAAAAGCTAAGCAGATGCACTCTGCAGGTGAAGCTTATACCCACCAACTGGACAGTATGTATTATCTAGATGATGACTTCAATGACGAACTGAGCCATTTTTTCGCAGCACTTGAACGTTTCAAAATACAATTGGGCATTGTGGATAGTAACATAGAAGAACTACAGAAAGAGCTCGAAAAGAGTGAACTTTACAACCCCAAAAGGTATACTGACTTGAAAGTCTAAAAATAGTATATGTTAAATTTTATAGGCACGTCTATTTTTATCCTCTAATAACTATGAAAAACAAAATAATCCTTCTGACAGGAGCCACCTCAGGAATTGGCAGAAGCCTTGCCAAACAATTAGCAGCCGAAGGGGCAATTTTAGCCCTGTGCGGTCGCTCAGAAGAAAAGATGGCTTCCCTTCTAGAAGAGCTTTCACTACCAAAAGGTCAAATATTCTCTAAATGCTTTTCCATCACTTCCGAGGAAGAAATCATCCGCTTTGTGGAGGAAACAAACCAAGAGCTTGGAAACATCGATACGTTGATCAACTGTGCAGGAGCAAACTCGGCACGGGGGAAGGTAGAAGAAATGAAAACCGAAGATTTGGACTACATGTATGCGCTCAACTTCCGTGCTCCCATGATTTTTATGAGAGAAGCGTATAAAAAAATAAAGGCAGTGGAAAGCGGAACTATCGTCAATATCCTCTCTACCGTCTGCCTTTTTTCCAATGAAGGAATTGGTGCTTATACCGCCACTAAATCGGGGCTAGATTCCCTCACAAAAGTATTTCGCAAGGAAGCCCGCAAAGATGGGGTTAAAGTAATCTCTGTCTATCCTGGCGGTGTCGACACCGACTTCAGAGCCGCTGACCGACCCGAATACCTCAGCCCAGAACCTGTAGCCGAATCGATCGTTTCTATGCTCAAGCTACCTGCCGAGGTGCACGAGCTAGTGCTCAGACCGATGGTGGAGGAAAATTTTTAAACTAACGTGAGGTTTTTGAAAATCGAGGACTACTTTAAAAGATTAGGGAATGAGACCTTTGGTTTATCTTCTTGATAATTGTAGGCGATGAGCGCGCATGTCATGTGCGCGATTGCATTGACAGGGCTTCTGTGCCTGGTATGGTCTATGTCGCATACGGTCATCAAGTGGAATGTCTACATTTATTGGTACGGAAATAAGAGGTCGCAATCACGTATATTGCGATAATTATGAAACAGTACGAAAAGGGATTTAAAACAATGATAGTGGGCCTGCTCGAATCCGGACAACCAGCCAGGCAAGTGGCGGAAGACTACGGTTTGAGTGCGAGCATGATAAGGAGATGGCGAAGGGAGTCGAGGGGCGGAAAGGAAGCCTTCACCGGAAAGGGGGTGGCCTCCCTGACACCCGAGCAAAAGAAGATACAACAATTGGAAAAAGAACTTCGGGAGTCCAGGATGGAGGCCGAGATATTAAAAAAAGCCATCGGCATCTTCTCCCAAAAAGGCGGGACAAATACCGGTTCATAGAGATGAACCGTCACCGGTATCCTGTTGGGAAAATGTTGGGTTGTCTAGGGGTGAGCAAAAACGGGTAAAGTGTGGGTGCCAGATATCACATATATAAGGGTAAATGACGGCTGGTGCTACCTGACCAGTATACTCGACCTTGCCGACAGGAAAGTGGTAGGCTGGTCGCTTTCAAGCGATATGACGGCCGAGAACACGGTGATAGCGGCTTGGGTGAATGCGAGGAAAAACAGGCAGATAAAAGACGGGTTCGTCCTCCATTCGGACAGAGGTGTGCAATACGCCTGCAACAAGACAACAAGTGTTTTTTCTTTCAACAGAAAAATGAAACAGAGCATGTCAAGGAAAGGAGACTGTTGGGACAACGCCGTGGCCGAGAGTTTTTTCAAGAGCATCAAGTACGAGTGGCTCAACAGGTTCGAGTTCACTTCCTACGACGAGGTTTACAGGCAGGTGGCATGGTATATCAACTGGTACAACACCAAAAGGCTCCACGCTAGCCTTGGCTACAAAACACCTAAAGAAAAAGGTTCTTTATGAATTTACTTGAAACTGGTATTTTGCAAATACAAAGTAAATCATCTTGATGAAGTTGTCTTTAGACCGAAACCCTCTAGCAACCCGTTTAATGATTTGAATTTTAGAATTGAGCCCCTCTAAGATACCGTTATTAATCTTAGATTGAGCGTATTGAACAATTCCATCAAAATGGCTTTTAATCGATTTAGTGATCGGATTGGTTTCCATGGTTTCCTGGGCGAGGTCCATAATGAAGCACAGTTGGGCTTTTAGCTCTTGAAATTGATCTTTCCGATAAAAAGTACCTATCCTTTCCATTGATAGTTCAATTTGAGCTTGAAAGCAATAAGCCTTTTCCCCAAGTCGATCTAGATGTTTGTAGAGAAGTTTGATCACATGCCATTTGTCAAAAGTAACCTTAGCCTGTGGAAAACACTGTTTGGCCCCCTTGATGAAGGCAGGGGACATATCAATGGAAATTTCTTCTACTGCTTCTGGATAGGGATGATCTTGCTTAAATCGGGCAACACATTCAGAAGATCTACCTTCGTAACTACCGGGTAGTTGCCAAGTATCTAGATCAAAAAAGCTGGTGATGTATCCATGTCCCTTACGGGTAGAGGTTTCATCATAAGCAATCCTAGAGGCTGTATGCTGACTATAGTAGTCATCTTCAAGATGTTGGGTATAATGATGATAAATATGCTCAACCCGTTGGACTCGAATGCCAAGTGTCCTGGCTACTGCCGTAAAACAATGGTGGATATGCATCAAACGCATGACTTCTTGCTCAAACATAAGTGTGAACCGCGAATAATCTCTAGAAAAGGAAACCTCTGCCTTAGATAGTTTACCGGTATCCCTATCTTTGTATATAGGAAGCTTACAATGGATAAAACAGCGGTATTGAAAAAGCTTTAAGTGTTCCCAGGTACGGTCGTAATAGCTATGAATAGAGCATTTTTTTGGGGTAGCTTCAGGTGGAACCTCTAAATATAGATGTACGGTGTTGCTAGGCTCGTCACGTTCTGCTAGAACTAACTCAAAAGGTGGTAGAACAGGAAGTAAGTCACTAAATTGAGATAGAAAATTCATCGTTTTTTGAATACAAAGATAAGCGTTCAAGTAAATTCATAAAGAGCCAAGAAAAAGAAGCGGAACTTAATTTTATTCAATCAATGGCGGCCTAATCTTTTTGTACCAAATTTTGTTGCAATACCAAAGATATCATTGACCGATTCGATCATCACCCTCTTCATGAGCCTATATCTTTCATGTAAGGGCACCAAGGCGTTCTTCATGTTCTTCCTGTTCCAAACCGCTTTAAAAGTTGGACTGGTTTAGTAGCCTAAAACCAGAAGTAGAATGATAGAAGACTTATTGAAGAACGCCCGCAGGACGGCAAGTGGCAGAAGGGTCCTAAGCTCGGCACAAAAAGCGACGGTTGTTGAGGATTGGGAAGGTTCCGGGCTATCTTGTCCCGAGTACTACCGCAGGTACGGGTTAATCGCCAGCCAACTCTACAAATGGCGTTCGGACGCAAAATCAGGGGCAATCATGGGGATCAAGAATGATGGGGACCTACATTCCAGGTCAGAGCTGGAAATGCTCAGGAGACAGAACGAGGAGCTTAAGAAAGCTTTGGGTGAGGCTACGCTGGACATCAAGATCCTAAAAAAAAAGCTGGAATGGGACGCACAGAGAAACAAGAGGTAGAATCGCTATCCCAACAGTTCCAAGTAAGCATGAACAGGGCCATGTTCCTAACCGCTTAAAAAGTTGGACTGGTTTAGTAGCCTAAAACCAGAACGATAATGATAGACGATCTACTGAAGAATGCCCGCAGGACAGCAAGTGGCAGAAGGGTCCTAAGCTCGGCACAAAAAGCCACCATTGTTGAGGATTGGGAAGGTTCCGGGCTATCTTGCCCCGAGTACTGCCGCAGGTACGGGTTAATCGCCAGCCAACTTTACAAATGGCGTTCAGACGCAAAATCAGAGGCCGTCATGGGAATCAAAAATGATGGGGAACTACATTCCAAGTCCGAGCTGGAGATGCTCAGAAGACAGAACGAAGAACTCAAGAAAGCTTTGGGAGAGGCTACGCTGGATATCAAGATCCTTAAAAAAAGTTGGAATGGGACGCACAGAGAAACAAGAAGTCGAATCGCTATCCCAACAGTTCCAAGTAAGCATGAACAGGACTATCAAGGCACTGGGAGTTGCCAAGTCGACAATATATTACAAGCCTAAATCTTGCGTACTCCCCGCAAGAAGCCCACGCCTGAAGCAGGGGAGGCGATATTGGCTATCACTGGCAGGAAATCGACTTATGGGGTGCCCAGGGTGAGGGCTATACTGAAAAGGGACTATGGGATAGAGCTTTCCAGGTATATGGTGCATAAGTTCATGAAACAGGAGAACCTATTGGTGAAAAGGGGACGCAAGCGAGGGGCGGGCCGCCCGCATACAGGCAAGATAGCAGTAGGCCAGCCCAATACCAGATGGGCAAGTGATATTACTTCCATCAAGTGCTGGAATGGGCAGAAAGTACGCTTTGCGTACGTTTTGGACTGCTGCGACAGGTC
It encodes:
- a CDS encoding tetratricopeptide repeat protein; this encodes MSQRKDEEKKFQYSKIKNILIELPGFRYFHSPSAVGKVDDRFIGREAIIKKLRSILLNADTKSGAYLVAGFRGMGKTSFVNHVLDSINNTYFRKSFRARIPLIAIPMIIYGFAEVDLFNFYGEPEFPSSLQNILYLLSLLTYIIILLPFLYFIYLKDEIKKKAQGFKKLWFKKIQISWNKTLLSRAYRYCYALSLIYLFEIGHVKLLYLIYLVFFGLALLIYNFKNYRNNFNRNEKWKIKISSFTQLFYFLLNIAFITICGYILHRLYSVELKDKNVHLPVIVTLDFLITKYVYSHLENLSYKRRGQMPVFKEFVDNLGKKIRSSQKIFIKLNLGRSGMEEGRVLTLIHKAVLAEYRKINLPFLSMFRTKGQLIIFLTVILSAYIFYSSERMSYMLEEDIRNAHLVEFFPSQAFLKDSVVMVDPVVFKNLDIFNSCCYSITKGDSVTYTHIDGFIHRYDSPQLASAENNGWKSHATASLRLVDYTIFSVNNWFYHFTKNILNIIIPFSKKNNPWALTLPVLDYIYLFIVFLFWIFLVAFTKLLTSFGGVVTHRNIYNRLRRLDEMIEAQVSKEHTSELGPKGKGIGIFRIGIKKQSRYRVKGSRDIESELIEIFEDMQRVPKFFGRPEFVFIFDELDKVQPSYTDVERNNKEKFEYEDERGSLFTIENSRKRQEMIAKLLSGMKQFFTTAMAKFIFISGHEMYDAALADTSDRESFIGSIFHDVIYVDSFYSDEKEEQSSDITALTEKYVCRILLNETGYTDASLEGVSAYFKEHAKRLFHNTENSHFLEKKSETNNYHQRLILSKTMMSLQFFIVYLAYRSNGAPKKMTKLFENHIEECKADDQKLTNPNYLVVGTITKPSFYLNLDFKAQYKHGLTTRLFHPFMLAKGRYVTHLSDKLLVSTSFLIDHLYKYHKYGFSWKNIEHSPEIISINKSPQLRGFIEELIFYLSNTHLNEIVSGLYNFKFDGKIQAEIEYVSKISELESAAFNFTLDESLKTKRYFLRKLSELRKVYSELQPYGKYIHSIGLVNMTLGDLYYYDQEYDVAISYYQDAIQELRYKRGNKPDPSISILLINNMLKLGLTFERKKDYTSALNTYTDLTESVIDFRAIDVKKYGYKELVLAKQDFEKNSKKIGTLENEVFRKNPWLLNSNNKLSKWGEHIFTTGRSADMIVKNEKIEGEKKDIFHSFINNFIHTLPSINKEKYYNKLTVFENLRLMYQPILTKLQLIEKLSGITRSDLKRSGQEFEYLIKVANKQEKFTITSEYYNKVGDLLYYKNGTLIPGHKNNGDSNVLPKPIAAKNEYFKSLLIIYHRYLSKSDTEPSLDLDNKLKNEKLFKDDLRVYYRNRNKDFHADSFECESQFHIMKVIYETFSLNKRPLAEIHINSVLVTLANTLSDLGDTFLSLDKEQFGQWDIDMILSALKKEGNECPISLPIPVKIDNNYLNYAVLSNIYAATVYKKAGKHQKSAFQYIKILYAIHIYLASEKHNNINNNLKNKISDHNKLPELVNKLFELAIKDYHFSTEHSYRLEEERYKEIFSISQQPTSGISTDLGRLMFEYSANNADIRELVILYCAIDAQLTKDEDTSIRFPLDKNIINAYNSMGSMYDRILELLLKGYVNKKHFRYNKKHYGNHIYIIEKFKKFLDNIKIDGETLSYEHTALNSFLEANFFTHNNSLIEEKFKTFLKSIKVRGKNIHQLNSIPRSLLQQITSPIIRFNPSCLRKVLLDLHKAIFSKYNLTFKGKSFKNIQFFELESFNKINHPPSINNYSNKKYEYLILDSIFCLFDVLNFASLFSNRYIVRHSVLAHAHKEMGFWCGQLWHYVKVMDGETVNSIKKGSTRLRMEVNLDKLIGKKELKYLSKYYHYEQAISHYEKAKQMHSAGEAYTHQLDSMYYLDDDFNDELSHFFAALERFKIQLGIVDSNIEELQKELEKSELYNPKRYTDLKV
- a CDS encoding SDR family oxidoreductase; protein product: MKNKIILLTGATSGIGRSLAKQLAAEGAILALCGRSEEKMASLLEELSLPKGQIFSKCFSITSEEEIIRFVEETNQELGNIDTLINCAGANSARGKVEEMKTEDLDYMYALNFRAPMIFMREAYKKIKAVESGTIVNILSTVCLFSNEGIGAYTATKSGLDSLTKVFRKEARKDGVKVISVYPGGVDTDFRAADRPEYLSPEPVAESIVSMLKLPAEVHELVLRPMVEENF
- a CDS encoding transposase; the encoded protein is MNFLSQFSDLLPVLPPFELVLAERDEPSNTVHLYLEVPPEATPKKCSIHSYYDRTWEHLKLFQYRCFIHCKLPIYKDRDTGKLSKAEVSFSRDYSRFTLMFEQEVMRLMHIHHCFTAVARTLGIRVQRVEHIYHHYTQHLEDDYYSQHTASRIAYDETSTRKGHGYITSFFDLDTWQLPGSYEGRSSECVARFKQDHPYPEAVEEISIDMSPAFIKGAKQCFPQAKVTFDKWHVIKLLYKHLDRLGEKAYCFQAQIELSMERIGTFYRKDQFQELKAQLCFIMDLAQETMETNPITKSIKSHFDGIVQYAQSKINNGILEGLNSKIQIIKRVARGFRSKDNFIKMIYFVFAKYQFQVNS
- a CDS encoding transposase, whose amino-acid sequence is MIEDLLKNARRTASGRRVLSSAQKATVVEDWEGSGLSCPEYYRRYGLIASQLYKWRSDAKSGAIMGIKNDGDLHSRSELEMLRRQNEELKKALGEATLDIKILKKKLEWDAQRNKR
- a CDS encoding transposase, giving the protein MIDDLLKNARRTASGRRVLSSAQKATIVEDWEGSGLSCPEYCRRYGLIASQLYKWRSDAKSEAVMGIKNDGELHSKSELEMLRRQNEELKKALGEATLDIKILKKSWNGTHRETRSRIAIPTVPSKHEQDYQGTGSCQVDNILQA